A window of the Vibrio ostreae genome harbors these coding sequences:
- the araG gene encoding L-arabinose ABC transporter ATP-binding protein AraG, with amino-acid sequence MAKSPSYLEFRNISKHFPGVKALSNISFRANAGSVHALMGENGAGKSTLLKTLSGFHKPTDGHLAIDGKEHLFDSTNDALEQGIAIIYQELNLVPELSVAENIYLGQLPTKNGRVDNDTLNRNARVQLERLGETFDPSRPLKEFSIGQWQMVEIAKALSRNAQIIAFDEPTSSLSQREIKNLFKVIRELRDDGKIILYVSHRMEEIFDLCDALTIFKDGTHVQTFDDLSELSHDRLVELMVGREINDIYNYRGRQHGQSGLRIENFQGPGLSAPVSLDIKQGEILGLFGLVGAGRTELTRLIFGAERATGGDLYLHDVKIGIKTPQDAIRAGITLCSEDRKADGIVPIMSVQENTNISARPWYLKFNSLIDFEWEKRNAQTQKEALNVKASSLEQPIGKLSGGNQQKVILGRWLSTAMSVILLDEPTRGIDVGAKSEIYELIFKLAENGVTVLVVSSDLPEVLGISDRLLVMKDGAVSGELQRDEFNEQAALRLAMLGNEAVAA; translated from the coding sequence ATGGCGAAGTCCCCCTCTTACCTCGAATTTCGTAACATTTCCAAGCATTTCCCCGGAGTTAAAGCTCTGAGTAATATCAGCTTCCGCGCCAATGCCGGCAGCGTGCATGCTCTGATGGGCGAAAACGGCGCCGGAAAATCGACGTTACTGAAAACCTTGAGCGGGTTCCATAAACCAACCGACGGTCACCTGGCGATCGATGGCAAGGAGCACCTGTTTGACTCCACCAATGATGCGCTGGAACAAGGCATCGCGATCATTTATCAGGAACTCAACCTGGTGCCGGAACTGAGTGTGGCGGAAAACATCTACCTCGGTCAGTTGCCGACTAAGAATGGCCGGGTGGATAACGACACCCTCAACCGTAACGCGCGGGTGCAGCTCGAACGTCTGGGTGAAACCTTTGACCCATCGCGGCCGCTGAAAGAGTTTTCGATTGGTCAGTGGCAGATGGTTGAGATCGCCAAAGCGCTGAGCCGCAACGCGCAAATCATCGCCTTTGACGAACCAACCAGCAGCCTGTCACAACGGGAAATTAAAAACCTGTTTAAGGTGATTCGCGAACTGCGTGATGACGGCAAAATCATTTTATATGTCTCGCACCGTATGGAAGAGATCTTTGATCTGTGCGATGCGCTCACCATTTTTAAAGACGGTACTCACGTGCAGACCTTTGATGACCTCAGCGAACTGAGCCACGATCGCCTGGTTGAGCTGATGGTCGGCCGGGAAATCAACGACATCTATAACTACCGGGGACGCCAACATGGCCAGAGCGGATTACGCATCGAAAATTTCCAGGGCCCGGGGCTGAGCGCGCCAGTCTCGCTCGACATCAAACAGGGGGAAATCCTCGGCCTGTTTGGTCTGGTGGGAGCGGGACGTACCGAACTGACCCGGCTGATTTTCGGCGCTGAACGCGCAACAGGCGGTGATCTCTACCTGCATGATGTCAAAATCGGTATCAAAACCCCGCAGGATGCGATTCGCGCCGGTATCACCCTGTGCTCGGAAGACCGTAAAGCGGACGGCATCGTCCCTATCATGTCAGTCCAGGAAAACACCAACATCAGTGCCCGCCCCTGGTACCTGAAATTCAACAGCCTGATCGACTTTGAATGGGAAAAACGCAACGCACAGACACAGAAAGAGGCACTCAATGTCAAAGCCTCATCACTCGAGCAACCGATCGGCAAACTGTCGGGTGGCAACCAGCAGAAAGTGATTCTCGGCCGCTGGTTATCGACGGCAATGAGCGTGATCCTGCTCGATGAACCGACTCGAGGTATCGATGTCGGTGCCAAGTCGGAAATTTATGAACTGATTTTTAAGCTGGCTGAAAACGGCGTCACGGTACTGGTGGTATCCAGCGACTTACCGGAAGTACTTGGCATTTCCGACCGCCTGCTGGTGATGAAAGATGGTGCCGTGAGCGGTGAGCTGCAGCGGGACGAGTTTAATGAACAAGCGGCCCTGCGTCTGGCGATGCTGGGCAATGAAGCTGTCGCAGCTTAA
- a CDS encoding ribulokinase: protein MEHFATQPAYVIGLDFGSDSVRALLVNATSGEEVASGVTYYPRWMQGLYNQPEQSQFRHHPRDYIEAMTSAVQAALAAQPAAVRQAVVGIGVDTTGSTPAPIDADGNVLALLPEFEHNPHAMFILWKDHTSVAKAERINQLAHSGDFTDYTKYIGGIYSSEWFWAKAAWVSEQDAAVAARAHSWVELCDWIPALLSGNQHPDTLRRGICAAGHKAMWHDSWGGLPDQAFLSAISPTLDGMRARMFSQVYTAEQQAGQLSTQWAETLGLPAGIAVAVGEFDCHMGAVGAGAGANDLVKVIGTSTCDILMVDAGDVGERTIHGICGQVKGSALPALMALEAGQSAFGDIYAWLKRVLLWPLQSFAAQHPGAQQTLDELEQALIPMLSDAAAQYQFNPHSPLAMDWHNGRRTPYANQRLKGALADLNLGSEAPALFAALVESTAHGAKAIVDCFVDQGVDVARVIAIGGISQKSPYVMQMCADVIGREIAVVRSEQCCALGAAIFAAVAAGVYADAQQAQQVMASPISAVYQPDPELQALRARRYQGYRQLGQHLEQLAEFHQAQEQ from the coding sequence ATGGAGCATTTTGCTACTCAGCCTGCGTATGTCATCGGTCTTGATTTTGGCTCGGACTCGGTACGTGCCTTACTGGTTAACGCGACCAGTGGCGAAGAGGTGGCCTCCGGTGTCACTTATTATCCGCGCTGGATGCAGGGCCTGTATAACCAGCCGGAACAGTCTCAGTTTCGCCATCACCCGCGAGATTATATTGAAGCGATGACGAGCGCGGTGCAGGCAGCGTTGGCCGCTCAACCGGCCGCCGTGCGCCAGGCGGTGGTTGGTATCGGCGTGGACACCACAGGTTCCACGCCGGCGCCGATTGATGCAGATGGCAATGTGCTGGCGCTGCTGCCGGAGTTTGAGCACAACCCGCATGCGATGTTTATTTTGTGGAAAGACCACACCTCGGTGGCCAAAGCGGAGCGCATCAACCAGCTGGCACATAGCGGTGATTTTACCGATTACACCAAATACATCGGCGGCATCTACTCCTCGGAATGGTTCTGGGCCAAAGCCGCCTGGGTCAGTGAGCAGGATGCGGCGGTCGCAGCCCGGGCGCACAGCTGGGTTGAACTGTGTGACTGGATTCCTGCCTTGCTGAGCGGTAACCAACATCCCGATACGCTGCGGCGCGGTATTTGTGCCGCCGGACACAAGGCGATGTGGCACGACAGCTGGGGCGGTCTGCCGGATCAGGCGTTCTTGTCGGCGATTTCACCCACGCTGGATGGCATGCGCGCGCGCATGTTCAGTCAGGTTTATACCGCTGAGCAGCAGGCCGGGCAACTGAGTACGCAATGGGCGGAAACGCTGGGCCTGCCGGCCGGGATTGCTGTGGCCGTCGGTGAGTTTGACTGTCACATGGGCGCGGTTGGTGCCGGCGCCGGCGCGAATGACTTGGTTAAGGTGATTGGTACCTCAACCTGCGACATTTTAATGGTCGATGCCGGAGACGTTGGCGAGCGCACGATTCATGGTATCTGCGGTCAGGTCAAAGGCAGTGCACTGCCCGCGCTGATGGCACTTGAAGCCGGTCAGTCGGCCTTTGGTGACATTTATGCCTGGCTGAAACGGGTCCTGTTGTGGCCACTGCAGAGCTTCGCAGCGCAGCACCCCGGGGCGCAGCAAACCCTGGATGAACTGGAGCAAGCGCTGATCCCTATGCTGTCTGATGCGGCGGCGCAGTATCAGTTTAATCCGCATTCACCACTGGCAATGGACTGGCACAACGGTCGCCGCACGCCTTATGCCAACCAGCGCCTCAAAGGTGCGCTGGCTGACCTTAATCTTGGCTCGGAAGCGCCGGCTTTGTTCGCGGCGCTGGTGGAGTCCACCGCGCACGGTGCCAAAGCCATCGTGGATTGTTTTGTCGATCAGGGCGTAGACGTGGCGCGGGTGATTGCCATTGGCGGTATCTCGCAAAAATCACCCTATGTGATGCAGATGTGTGCCGATGTGATCGGACGTGAGATTGCTGTGGTGCGTTCAGAGCAGTGCTGCGCGCTGGGGGCGGCGATATTTGCGGCGGTCGCGGCCGGGGTATACGCCGATGCGCAGCAGGCGCAACAGGTCATGGCGAGCCCAATCAGTGCCGTGTATCAGCCGGACCCTGAGTTGCAGGCGCTGCGCGCCCGTCGTTATCAGGGCTATCGTCAGTTAGGTCAGCACCTGGAGCAGCTGGCGGAATTTCATCAAGCGCAGGAGCAATAA
- a CDS encoding arabinose ABC transporter substrate-binding protein produces MKLKTLLSTAVLSGLTLLSASANAFFGSDDELRLGYLVKQPEEPWFQTEWSFAEQAGKDLGFEVVKMAVPDGEKTLNAIDTLAAQGAKGFVICTPDPKLGPAIMAKAKSYDLKVVTVDDQFLNAKGQPMTDVPLVMMAATAIGERQGQELYNEMTKRGWDAATTGVMAITADELDTARRRVDGSISALKAAGFPAGQIYRVPTKTNDIPGALDAANSLLVQYPDVKQWLVVGMNDNTVLGGIRATEGQGFGADNVIGIGINGVDAVNELAKSQPTGFYGSLLPSPDVHGYQSIESLYKWVKDGVEPKKFVEVTDVVLITRDNFRDELAKKGL; encoded by the coding sequence ATGAAACTAAAAACCCTACTCTCTACCGCAGTCCTCAGTGGATTGACCTTGTTAAGTGCTTCTGCCAATGCGTTCTTCGGTTCGGATGATGAATTGCGGCTTGGTTATCTGGTTAAACAGCCGGAAGAACCCTGGTTCCAGACTGAGTGGTCGTTCGCCGAACAAGCAGGCAAAGATCTCGGTTTTGAAGTGGTCAAAATGGCGGTGCCGGATGGCGAGAAAACCCTTAACGCCATCGATACCCTGGCCGCACAAGGCGCGAAAGGTTTTGTGATTTGCACCCCGGATCCAAAACTGGGTCCGGCCATCATGGCCAAAGCGAAAAGCTATGACCTTAAAGTAGTCACGGTCGACGACCAGTTTCTTAACGCCAAAGGCCAGCCAATGACGGACGTGCCGCTGGTGATGATGGCAGCAACGGCCATCGGTGAGCGCCAGGGTCAGGAGCTGTATAACGAAATGACCAAACGTGGCTGGGATGCCGCCACGACCGGTGTAATGGCAATTACTGCCGATGAACTCGATACCGCGCGCCGCCGCGTGGATGGTTCGATTTCCGCACTGAAAGCGGCTGGGTTCCCGGCCGGACAAATCTACCGCGTCCCAACCAAAACCAATGACATTCCTGGTGCACTGGATGCGGCCAACTCACTGCTGGTGCAATACCCGGACGTGAAACAGTGGCTGGTGGTCGGCATGAACGACAACACAGTACTGGGTGGCATTCGCGCCACTGAAGGCCAGGGCTTTGGTGCCGACAACGTGATCGGTATCGGTATCAACGGTGTGGATGCCGTCAACGAACTGGCTAAATCTCAACCGACCGGCTTCTATGGCTCTCTGCTGCCAAGCCCGGACGTGCACGGCTATCAAAGTATTGAATCGCTGTACAAGTGGGTCAAAGACGGTGTTGAACCGAAAAAATTCGTCGAAGTCACCGATGTGGTCCTGATCACGCGCGACAACTTCCGTGACGAACTGGCGAAAAAAGGCCTGTAA
- a CDS encoding L-ribulose-5-phosphate 4-epimerase, with product MTQQATLNPVRPQAERLRKLRHEVWQANLDLQRHNLVTFTWGNVSAIDRESGLVVIKPSGVAYEDLSADNMVVVNLAGDIVEGELNPSSDTATHLVLYRTYAHIGGVVHTHSPHATAWAQAGKAIPALGTTHADYFYGSIPCTRALSNAEIASDYELNTGLVMVETLADQDPMATPGMIVKEHGPFSWGKDAHQAVHNAVVMEVVASMALQTLQINPAVEYINQALLDKHYLRKHGANAYYGQADSHKK from the coding sequence ATGACTCAACAGGCAACTCTCAATCCGGTGCGCCCGCAGGCTGAGCGTCTGCGTAAGCTGCGCCACGAGGTGTGGCAGGCCAATCTGGATCTGCAGCGCCACAATCTGGTGACATTCACCTGGGGCAATGTGTCCGCGATTGACCGCGAATCCGGCTTGGTGGTGATTAAGCCGAGCGGTGTGGCGTATGAAGATCTCAGCGCTGACAACATGGTGGTGGTCAACCTGGCTGGTGACATTGTTGAGGGAGAATTGAATCCGTCTTCCGACACGGCGACGCATCTGGTGCTGTACCGCACCTATGCACACATCGGCGGTGTGGTGCACACCCATTCACCGCATGCCACGGCCTGGGCTCAGGCAGGTAAGGCCATTCCGGCGCTGGGCACCACGCATGCGGATTACTTCTACGGCAGTATTCCCTGTACCCGCGCGCTGTCGAACGCAGAAATCGCCAGCGATTACGAACTCAATACCGGTCTGGTGATGGTGGAAACCCTGGCAGACCAGGATCCGATGGCGACACCGGGCATGATCGTCAAAGAACATGGCCCGTTCAGTTGGGGCAAAGATGCCCACCAGGCGGTGCATAACGCCGTGGTGATGGAAGTGGTGGCGTCGATGGCGCTGCAGACACTGCAGATCAATCCGGCGGTGGAATACATCAATCAGGCATTGCTCGACAAACATTACCTCCGCAAACACGGCGCCAATGCCTATTACGGCCAGGCCGACAGTCATAAAAAATAA